From the Thermosynechococcus sp. genome, the window TCGCTGGGGGCAGAGCGCAGCCAAACCATCATTGTTGAGGATCCGATCCATGGCCCCAAACGGGCACTCCTCAAGGATGATGGCACCCAAGTCCACCCGATTTTATCTTAATTGGAGTTGCAGCGATGTCTCGTTCCTTAGTGATTGAGGGGCAACTACGCCCTGCCGATGCCAAGCCCAATGCCCTGCGGCGTAATGGCAAAATCCCTGCCGTCCTCTACGGCCCTACCATCGCGTCTGCGATTTCCCTGGTGGTGGATACCCATGCCGCCGAATTATTGGTGCGGGATGCCCGTCCCCAGAAGACTCCGATTCAGCTTTCGATCCCGGATTTGCCGTGGCAGGGAACGGTGGTGCTCCAAGAGGTGCAAGCCCACCCCGCCAAGGATACCCTCTACCACCTCTCCTTTTTAGCCAAAGCTGAAAACTAGGCTGCGAGGGGGAATTTGCTATAGTGGGGATATGTTAAGTGATTGTTAACAATGCCAGCCACGCTACTTCGTTCTGCGGATCTTGCCCACCTTAGCTATTCCCCCGAAGGTGATCGCTTTGATGGCTCTTGGGAGGCTCCCCTTGCCACCCTCCTTGGCCTTGGACGGGCGGCTGGCGCTGATTTTGTTGAGATTTTCCTCGAGCGCAGTCATTACCTCAGTGCGCTTGTCGAAGAGGATCGCCTGACGAGTGTTTCCCCTCGCTTGAGCTTAGGGGCGGGTATTCGTGTTTTTCGCGGTACTCGTGACTGCTACGTGAGCACCAATGACCTCAGCTTCAACGGGCTGCGCACGGCCCTCGAAAAAGCCCTGGGCTTAATGGGGTTCCTCTTACCCAGTCCCCAAGCCTATGTCCCTGAAATTCACCTTGAACTGCTGCGGGACTATGCCCAAGGCCATAAGGAAGGCTGGCTGACCACCTGTAGTTCCATTGCTGAAGTGGCCGATATTCTCCTAGCGGCGAGCGATCGCCTGCGCCAGAAAACCCAACATCTGCAATCCCGTCGCCTCAGTTATTTTCGCGATTGGCAAGAGGTGATGGTAGCCGCCAGTGATGGTACCTTTGGTCGGGACATTCGCCTTACCCAGTCGGCAGTGGGCTCTGTCCTCTGTGCTGATGGCGAGCACCGCGCTTCCATTGGCGAGCGCAATGGCGATACCAGTAATCCAGACTTTTTGCGCCAGTGGGACTACACCACCTTGGCCGATACCGTTGCCGAAGCGGCGGGCAAAATGCTCTATGCCGACTACGTGGAATCGGGCACTTACCCAGTGATCATGGCCAACCAATTTGGGGGCGTGATCTTCCATGAAGCCTGTGGTCATCTTTTGGAAACCACCCAAATTGAACGGGGGACGACCCCCTTTGCCGATAAAAAAGGCGAAAAAATTGCCCATGAAAACTTGACCGCTTGGGATGAGGGAGTGACCAGCGGTGCCTTTGGCAGCATTGATATGGACGATGAAGGAATGCCAACACAGCGCACATTACTGATTGAAAATGGCATCCTCAAGAATTTCCTGAGCGATCGCGCGGGTTCAATGCGCACAGGACACCCGCGCACAGGTAGTGGCCGACGTCAAAGCTATACCTATGCTGCCGCTTCGCGGATGCGCAACACCTACATTGCCCCTGGCAAGTACACTGTTGCGGATCTGATTGCCTCCATTGATCGCGGCATTTACTGTAAACGCATGGGGGGCGGCAGTGTTGGGGCCACGGGTCAATTTAACTTTGCCGTTGAGGAGGCCTACTGGATTGAAAATGGCCAAATCAAACACCCCCTCAAAGGAGCAACCTTAATTGGCGAAGCCAAAGAAATCATGCAGCGGATTTCCATGTCCGCCAACGATCTTGCCCTTGCCCCTGGTTTCTGTGGCTCGATTAGCGGTAGTATCTACGTCACCGTGGGTCAACCCCACATCAAAGTGGATGCCATTACCGTAGGTGGCCGCTAAACTGATTACCTGCGGTTATGAGTTTAAGTAGAAATACCTAAAGATTTTATATGTGAACTTTTGTGACTCTGGCTACATTATCATAGAGAGAGAAGAGAAGCTAAGGCAGTGCGGCTTTTTGATCACCCTCACCTTTTCTGTACGCCTTAACTTCTCCTCTGAGACAAAAACATTGGACTGAATGACCAGTAATTTGCTGGTCTTTTTTTTGCGTTTTTGCAGCTTCCTTAGTTAGGCAGCGGCAGGGGGTTTCACTTGAGTCAGCAGGTCGTGAAGTTCTTCACCCTCAATGACTTCTTTTTCCAAGAGTTTTTGGGCAATTGTCTCTAGGAGGTCACGGTTTTCTTTAAGAATACTGAGGGCCTGTTGGTGGGCGGTTTCGACAATTTCCTTAACTTCGCGATCGATTGCTTCAGCCGTTTCCTCACTCACTGCCCGCAACATCATGCCATTATTTGTCAAGAAACTGGACTGTTGCTGCTCAAAAGCAAGGGGGCCAAGAACTTTGCTCATGCCATAACTGCGCACCATCCGCTCGGCCAAATCGGTTGCTCGCTGCAGATCATTGGCGGCTCCAGTAGTGATTGTGCCAAAGACAATCTCCTCTGCCGATCGCCCCCCCAACAATGTGGCAATTTGGGCGCGCAGTTCCTGCTCATCAAGGAGGAAGCGATCCTCCGTCGGCAACTGCAATGTGTAACCAAGAGCTGCCATGCCACGGGGCACAATCGAGATTTTTTCTACCCGTCCACTGCCTGGCAGCGCACACCCCACAAGGGCATGACCGACTTCGTGGTAGGCAACAATTTTCTTCTCTTTGTCGTTGAGGACACGGCTTTTTTTCTCCAGACCCGCCACAATGCGTTCAATGGCTTCGGCAAAGTCCTGCTGCGTCACCCTTTCCCGCTGATTACGGGCCGCCAGTAGCGCAGCTTCGTTGACTAAGTTGGCCAAATCGGCACCGGCAAACCCCGGTGTGCGGGCAGCGATCGCGTGCAGATCCACCTCAGGGGCCAGTTTCACCTTTTTGGCATGAATTTTCAAAATGGCTTCCCGACCGCTCAAATCCGGGCGGTCCACCAAGACTTGCCGGTCAAAGCGGCCGGGGCGCAGCAATGCCGGATCCAGGGTTTCTGGGCGGTTGGTTGCAGCAAGGACAATCACCGTTGCCCCTGTGGCATCAAAGCCATCCATTTCCGTGAGCAGTTGGTTCAGGGTTTGCTCCCGTT encodes:
- the rplY gene encoding 50S ribosomal protein L25; this translates as MSRSLVIEGQLRPADAKPNALRRNGKIPAVLYGPTIASAISLVVDTHAAELLVRDARPQKTPIQLSIPDLPWQGTVVLQEVQAHPAKDTLYHLSFLAKAEN
- a CDS encoding TldD/PmbA family protein — protein: MPATLLRSADLAHLSYSPEGDRFDGSWEAPLATLLGLGRAAGADFVEIFLERSHYLSALVEEDRLTSVSPRLSLGAGIRVFRGTRDCYVSTNDLSFNGLRTALEKALGLMGFLLPSPQAYVPEIHLELLRDYAQGHKEGWLTTCSSIAEVADILLAASDRLRQKTQHLQSRRLSYFRDWQEVMVAASDGTFGRDIRLTQSAVGSVLCADGEHRASIGERNGDTSNPDFLRQWDYTTLADTVAEAAGKMLYADYVESGTYPVIMANQFGGVIFHEACGHLLETTQIERGTTPFADKKGEKIAHENLTAWDEGVTSGAFGSIDMDDEGMPTQRTLLIENGILKNFLSDRAGSMRTGHPRTGSGRRQSYTYAAASRMRNTYIAPGKYTVADLIASIDRGIYCKRMGGGSVGATGQFNFAVEEAYWIENGQIKHPLKGATLIGEAKEIMQRISMSANDLALAPGFCGSISGSIYVTVGQPHIKVDAITVGGR
- the ftsH4 gene encoding ATP-dependent zinc metalloprotease FtsH4, whose protein sequence is MAIKNSPEVPRNRWIGNVLLFLGLGFLLLNLFFPQLFAPRPPQVPYSMFIHQVQEGEVARVYLGQNEILYQLKPQGNKPPQVLATTPIFDLELPKRLEEKGVEFAAAPPPRNSWLLNVLGWVIPPIVFVLIFQFFASRQAGGGPQGVLSISKSRAKVYVEGANTGIRFEDVAGVEEAKAELVEIVDFLKNPQRYIQIGARIPKGVLLVGPPGTGKTLLAKAVAGEANVPFFSISGSEFVELFVGVGSARVRDLFEQAKKQAPCIVFIDELDAIGKSRSSAGFYGGNDEREQTLNQLLTEMDGFDATGATVIVLAATNRPETLDPALLRPGRFDRQVLVDRPDLSGREAILKIHAKKVKLAPEVDLHAIAARTPGFAGADLANLVNEAALLAARNQRERVTQQDFAEAIERIVAGLEKKSRVLNDKEKKIVAYHEVGHALVGCALPGSGRVEKISIVPRGMAALGYTLQLPTEDRFLLDEQELRAQIATLLGGRSAEEIVFGTITTGAANDLQRATDLAERMVRSYGMSKVLGPLAFEQQQSSFLTNNGMMLRAVSEETAEAIDREVKEIVETAHQQALSILKENRDLLETIAQKLLEKEVIEGEELHDLLTQVKPPAAA